The bacterium genome contains the following window.
GCGCGTCGATCCGACGTGTCGACCTCATGAGGGTCTGGAGGCGCTTCAAAGCTGGAGTGACCGTCGTTTGGAGACGTGGTGTCGTCGCGCGACCTGCGCGGCCACCGGCGAGACGATCCACGCCAGCTGGGAGCGCGAGCTGGAGCTCCTGGCGCCGTTGCCGATCTTGCCCGAGCCGTTCGACATCGCGGTGACGCGCCCGGTGCACAAGGACTGCATGGTGCGGTTCGAAGACCGCTCCTACCCGGTGCCCTTCGCCCATGTCGGCACCCAGGTCGAGGTGCGGGGCTGCGCGGGAAAGGTCCAGATTCTGGCCGCCGGCCGGATCGTCCGAGAGTACCCGCGTGGGACTGCGCGGCGGGTGCTCGTCGACCCGAGCTGCTATGAGGGCGAGGCGACGGATCGGGTGCTGCCGCCAACGCCGCTGGGCAAGATGGGGCGCCGTCTGCAGGAGATCTACGAGCAGCCCGTGCACCAGCGTCCGCTGGACCTGTATGCGGCACTGGCGGAGGTGGCGCGATGAGCGCGGCGAAGGGTCGTGTCGATCTCGACGTCACTCGCGAAAGGCTCGAGCAGGCTGGGCTTCAGCACGCGGCCGGTCGCCTGGCGGAGCTCCTGGAGGAGGCGGTGAAGCAAAAGCGACCGGCACACCGCTTCCTGGACCATCTGCTCGAGGTCGAGCTCGGCGAGCGTGAAGAGCGACGCATCAAGACCTCCCTGCGGCTGTCGGGGCTGCCGCCCGGCCAGAGCCTGGGTAACTTCGACTTCGGCTTCCAGCCGTCGCTGGAGAAGAGCCGGATCGAGACCCTGGCCACGTGCTCCTGGATTCGCGAGCACGCGACGGTTTTGATCCAAGGGCCCCCGGGCACGGGCAAGACGCACATCGCCGTGGCCCTGGGCGTCAAGGCGGTGGAGAACGGCTTCTCGGTGGCCGCCTACCGCCTCGACAATCTGCTCCACA
Protein-coding sequences here:
- a CDS encoding ATP-binding protein, which codes for MSAAKGRVDLDVTRERLEQAGLQHAAGRLAELLEEAVKQKRPAHRFLDHLLEVELGEREERRIKTSLRLSGLPPGQSLGNFDFGFQPSLEKSRIETLATCSWIREHATVLIQGPPGTGKTHIAVALGVKAVENGFSVAAYRLDNLLHMMKQDADVSPQRLRRKKYLNVSMLIIDEVGFQPMSRSEASLFF